GCCTGGAAATCGACCCGGACAACGCCAACTTCCCTGCGGACGCAGCACCGGGAACCCTGTTCCACCCGACCTTCCTTTATGAGTCGCTGTGGAACCTGGCCGGAGTAGCCCTGCTGCTGGTTTTGGACCGCCGGTTCAAGCTGCGCGGGGGCCGCCTCTTCTGGCTCTACGTTGCGTTCTACACCGTGGGCCGGCTGTGGATTGAGCTGCTGCGCATTGACGACGCCGAAATGATCACGATTCTCGGCGTCACACAACGGCTCAATGTTTGGACCAGCCTGCTGCTGCTGATTGCTGCACTGGCAATGTTCGTTTACCTGACTTTCAAGGCCCGCAAGGGCAAGGAAGGCTCGCTTTACCTGCCCGGGCACGAGCCTTCCCCGGAAACCGAAAGTGCCGCGGCGGATAACAAGAAAGAAACAGAAGGCCGCAATGCGGATTCGGCGTCATCGGATGCCCCGGCGCGTGCTAATCTCGCAGAGACAAAAACCGAGGAGCCCCTTCCTCACCGGTCCAAGGACAACGGACCTTCCGCCTGAGAATCCCGGGTTACCCTCCCGGTACTGCAGGCGGTAAGCCACATGGACGTGGCGCCACACGGCTGCAGCACCGGGAGACCCATCCGGAAAAGCGCCGGCATGCGGTACCCCCGACTCCCAGCGAAACCGGAGCAATTTCCGGGTTCGCGGGGCAGTAGCGAGCCGTAGACTCTATAAACGCCGCGGAGCGTCCCCTCAGTGGATTCCGCCGTGGGGCCAGCGCTGTCCCCTCCCGACGCTCTAATAAGGGGGAAGGACTCACTTCTTATGACTGATTCCCTGTTTGGTTTTTCCGGCTCCG
This Arthrobacter sp. zg-Y20 DNA region includes the following protein-coding sequences:
- the lgt gene encoding prolipoprotein diacylglyceryl transferase, encoding MNPILVPAGIPSPSAEFASFSLGPLTIHAYALCILAGIVLALWLTSRRWKDRGLPADAVWDISIWAIPFGIIGGRLYHVISSPDAYFGADGDLALIPQIWRGGLGIWGAVALGAVGAWIGCRRAGIKLSTFADVGAPGLLLAQAVGRWGNWFNQELFGSETDLPWGLEIDPDNANFPADAAPGTLFHPTFLYESLWNLAGVALLLVLDRRFKLRGGRLFWLYVAFYTVGRLWIELLRIDDAEMITILGVTQRLNVWTSLLLLIAALAMFVYLTFKARKGKEGSLYLPGHEPSPETESAAADNKKETEGRNADSASSDAPARANLAETKTEEPLPHRSKDNGPSA